One Purpureocillium takamizusanense chromosome 1, complete sequence genomic window carries:
- a CDS encoding uncharacterized protein (EggNog:ENOG503NZ4E), producing the protein MAAAEVSRFTASFSGSDPATLETRPLTTGWDERWLQSQLKLISSAWVWKRRYTEGFSTAILVRQQAGEPLRAPHFSPAWSRRLPNQNETTHDEILDPTGTDASARQRTPGTPEYLLSPLSVASKRERSGSSNGLFSDPALDVVVDWNSQHGIYEAKKKKKAGATNKFFDEEPDDKKDENAEGNGGGDKAGDDAGGGDAGDVGNAGAGDGSGGGNGDDDKDKDNAGAGDADPDDEWANFTTAKSKKKKGKKNAADPVTDAAPSLPTADFGGDTFHEIKLGDDSGKIDINFGSSDNNNSFGNWGTKWNTGGTDWLGGEGETGSAEKKEDLDSNPWNFSTSKSKKKGKTTFTFDALAAPEESTEPAVSNEAKDDDFGFTVSSKKDKKKKTSIWDMDTTEETKEPATDTKDASDPWGWTSTSKKKGKKNEPEPQPEPEPKIVPDSSAAEAPPESDWFAPVTKGKKKKKGGVAVVEEPPTVEESKPEPIPEKKEEADDAWDTWGTSKKDKKKKKANIVEELPAEEPATISPVEPAADDFWGTTVTKKGKKNKNKAAEPDPEPVPLPDPEPFKEEADTQKKEDDIWGLSTKTSKKDKKKKKDPFSWDDPEPTPEPKAAEPEPVVPVVEETVKEKEDTDDFWGSFGTVKKGKKKKGKDPEPEPEPIEPPPPPSPPAEPEKQPEKKEDDDFWGSFGTSKKDKKKKKKGLVEEVPAPPQPEPEPEPVPEPVSVPVSVPEPEPEKKDDDDFWGSFGTKKDKKKKKKATEEVKAEEPAPKPAPEPEKPADDTWDIWGGSKKDKKKKDSVFTDFGEPTKEEQAKPAEDKKEEDDIWGMATSKKDKKKKKAGLLDDPPPEETKPLEDKKDDDLWDLAPSKKDKKKKKGDLVQLDEREDKKATEDSPKESIEATGDDDFFSSWGTGKKDKKKKAADDSWKPDSIEEPADDFWGTVTKKKKDKSKNDPVEILDDITGETVQPDAVEETKDSKGDNYDWAEASSAKKSKSRKDALADPPPPAPTPPAMDFAEPENQTGEPDSVTWDVPSTSKSKSKDKEADKDKDKEKSKKDKEPKLSEKELKKLEKEKKKAEKAEKAEKERLEQEAKEAEAREAEEKAAREAEEKARFEEEEKARIEEEEKARVEAEAAAIVQEEEDLAALTEKKLKKGKLTKKDTEKFNRLTDNAAKRAEEKAAAEAEQAAKEAEEQAAREAEEQAAREAEEAEAAKKAKKGSKSKDKDKDKDKDKKKDKKSKEPEPAVPDPVPEPEPELKPEEVEELLSTNDKSTNDAFSYWGVSGNSKKAKKGWLPQAAQGTRRLLRRHHRATPRCPLKAMLPISRDEPKLDC; encoded by the exons atggccgcggccgaggttTCGAGGTTCACCGCAAGCTTCAGCGGAAGCGATCCCGCGACCCTCGAAACCAGACCCTTGACGACTGGATGGGATGAAAGATGGCTTCAGTCGCAATTGAAGCTAATTTCGTCCGCTTGGGTTTGGAAGAGAAGGTACACTGAG GGCTTTTCAACCGCCATCTTGGTGCGACAGCAGGCTGGAGAGCCTCTGCGAGCTCCGCATTTCTCGCCAGCCTGGTCACGACGATTACCCAACCAGAACGAGACCACCCACGACGAGATCTTAGATCCAACCGGGACTGATGCGTCTGCACGTCAGCGAACACCCGGGACGCCAGAGTATCTTCTGTCGCCATTGTCAGTCGCCAGCAAGCGTGAGCGCTCTGGTTCCAGCAACGGCCTGTTTTCTGACCCTGCCCTTGATGTCGTTGTCGACTGGAACTCCCAGCATGGCATTTACGAGGctaagaagaagaagaaggcagGCGCCACCAACAAATTCTTTGATGAAGAacccgacgacaagaaggatGAAAATGCGGAAGGAAATGGTGGGGGTGACAaggccggcgatgacgccggcggtggcgatgccgGTGACGTCGGaaacgccggcgccggtgacggcagcggcggcggtaatGGCGACGATGATAAGGACAAGGATAACGCCGGTGCCGGAGATGCTGATCCCGATGACGAATGGGCAAACTTTACAACAGCcaagtccaagaagaagaaggggaagaagaacGCGGCTGATCCGGTTACGGACGCCGCTCCCAGCTTGCCGACTGCGGATTTCGGAGGCGATACGTTCCATGAGATCAAGCTCGGAGACGACTCGGGTAAGATTGACATAAATTTCGGCTCTTCGGACAACAATAATTCGTTCGGTAACTGGGGCACCAAGTGGAACACGGGCGGTACAGATTGGCTGGGTGGGGAAGGGGAGACAGGCTCTGCTGAGAAGAAAGAAGACCTCGACTCGAACCCTTGGAACTTTAGCACGTCAaagtccaagaagaagggcaagacTACATTCACGTTCGATGCCCTCGCTGCGCCGGAGGAGAGCACCGAGCCGGCCGTCAGCAAtgaggccaaggacgacgacttcgGCTTCACGGTATCCtccaagaaggacaagaagaagaagacgagcaTATGGGACATGGACACAACAGAAGAGACGAAAGAGCCAGCCACGGACACGAAGGATGCGTCCGACCCCTGGGGTtggacctcgacgtcgaagaAGAAAGGCAAGAAGAACGAGCCCGAACCacagcccgagcccgagccaAAAATTGTGCCTGACTCGTCCGCCGCTGAGGCACCACCGGAAAGTGACTGGTTTGCCCCCGtcaccaagggcaagaagaaaaagaaagggGGGGTTGCGGTAGTCGAGGAGCCACCAACAGTCGAGGAATCAAAACCCGAGCCTATcccggagaagaaggaagaggccgacgacgcttGGGACACATGGGGCACCTCGAAAaaagacaagaagaagaagaaggcgaatATCGTGGAGGAATTGCCCGCAGAAGAACCCGCCACTATCTCGCCAGTCGAACCTGCTGCGGATGATTTTTGGGGAACCACAGTGacgaagaagggcaagaagaacaaAAATAAGGCGGCGGAACCAGACCCTGAACCTGTTCCACTGCCTGATCCTGAGCCATTCAAGGAAGAAGCCGATACTCAGAAGAAAGAGGATGACATTTGGGGACTCTCCACCAAAACTTCCAaaaaggacaagaagaagaagaaagatCCTTTCTCTTGGGACGACCCTGAACCAACCCCTGAGCCAAAAGCTGCCGAGCCTGAGCCCGTCGTGCCCGTGGTGGAAGAGACCGTCAAAGAAAAGGAAGATACCGACGATTTCTGGGGCTCTTTTGGCACAgtcaagaagggcaagaagaagaagggtaAAGATCCAGAGCCTGAACCCGAGCCAatcgagccgccgccgccgccttcaccaCCAGCGGAGCCTGAAAAGCAGCCTGAGAAGAAGGAAGATGACGACTTCTGGGGCAGCTTTGGGACTtccaagaaggacaagaagaagaagaagaagggtcTTGTTGAGGAGGTGCCGGCACCGCCACAACCGGAACCCGAGCCTGAGCCTGTGCCTGAGCCTGTGTCTGTGCCTGTGTCTGTGCCTGAGCCTGAGCCCGAGAAaaaggacgacgatgatTTTTGGGGCAGCTTCGGCACaaagaaggacaagaagaagaagaagaaggcgactgaagaggtcaaggccgaggaaCCTGCCCCAAAGCCtgcgcccgagcccgagaaACCCGCAGACGATACTTGGGACATCTGGGGTGGGAGCAAGAAGGacaaaaagaagaaggactCGGTCTTCACAGATTTTGGCGAGCCCACAAAAGAAGAGCAGGCCAAGCCTGCagaggacaagaaggaggaggacgacatcTGGGGCATGGCCACGtccaagaaggacaagaaaaagaagaaagcCGGCCTCCTGGACGATCCACCACCGGAAGAGACCAAACCTCTggaggacaagaaggacgacgacctttGGGACCTTGCCCCTTCCAAGAAGgataagaagaagaagaagggcgacCTTGTCCAGCTTGATGAGCGAGAGGACAAGAAAGCTACAGAGGATTCTCCCAAGGAATCAATCGAGGCtaccggcgacgacgacttcttcaGCAGTTGGGGAACCGGtaagaaggacaagaagaagaaggccgccgATGATTCCTGGAAACCGGACAGCATCGAGGAGCCCGCCGATGATTTCTGGGGTACAGtcaccaagaagaagaaggacaagtCCAAGAACGATCCCGTGGAAATTTTGGATGACATTACCGGTGAGACAGTCCAGCCCGATGCAGTAGAGGAGACCAAGGACAGTAAAGGCGATAACTACGACTGGGCCGAGGCTTCATCGGCGAAGAAGTCCAAATCCCGGAAAGATGCCTTGGCTGATccacctccccccgccccaaCACCCCCCGCTATGGATTTTGCTGAGCCTGAAAACCAAACAGGAGAACCCGACAGCGTCACGTGGGATGTGCCTTCTACATCGAAATCCAAGTCCAAGGATAAGGAGGCCGACAAGGATAAGGACAAGGAAAAGtccaagaaggacaaggagccCAAGCTAAGCGAGAAGGAACTCAAGAAGCTtgagaaggagaagaagaaggccgaaaaggccgagaaggccgagaaggagcGGCTGGAgcaggaggccaaggaagcCGAAGCGCGCGAGGCTGAAGAGAAGGCTGCACGTGAGGCTGAGGAAAAGGCGCGATttgaagaggaggagaaggctCGAAtcgaagaggaagagaaggcccgcgtcgaggcggaaGCTGCTGCAATCGTccaggaagaggaagaccTAGCCGCGctgacggagaagaagctcaagaaGGGCAAACTGACCAAAAAGGACACAGAAAAGTTCAATCGGCTTACCGACAATGCAGCCAAGAgggccgaggagaaggctGCTGCCGAGGCAGAGCAGGCCGCCAAAGAAGCAGAGGAGCAAGCGGCGCGTGAGGCAGAGGAGCAGGCTGCACGAGAGGCAGAGgaagccgaggcggccaagaaggccaagaaggggTCCAAGTCCAAGGATAAAGAtaaggacaaggacaaggacaagaagaaggacaagaagtCCAAGGAGCCCGAACCCGCGGTGCCGGATCCGGTCCCAGAGCCCGAGCCGGAGCTCAAGccggaggaggtggaggagctccTCTCGACCAACGACAAGTCCACCAACGACGCCTTTAGCTACTGGGGCGTCAGCGGCAACTCCAAAAAGGCAAAGAAAGGTTGGTTGCctcaggcggcgcaggggaCGCGACGACTACTgcgacgccaccaccgcgctACCCCAAGATGCCCCCTCAAAGCCATGCTACCAATCTCACGGGACGAGCCGAAATTGGATTGCTGA
- the CRZ1_1 gene encoding DNA-binding transcription factor (COG:S~EggNog:ENOG503NUFJ), with translation MDQQSHHGRSPSASAGRQSHLQQPRPDQQLDINQSSHHSPSPGAFGTDPSSVGLGLQQQHQSLADAGISDTSFDSLGGAADFLAPNQQSQAFAQSDPALFDPGAPFGQQQSGAGPDPAALSFDSQSQSQSTAAYLSPNINDGDFSLFPASGGQGDHFNAPLFEQPTLSPNDLNTMTSPQPPHSPTPPNLLQPDGHHPGSAQHSPSFSQTQFSSPPGGHSRNVSLGPESALLPGQVADWSQPQFQGHRRTPSEYSDVSSVSPSPNLVSSDSFDDHGGHSPLQRASDGSLYQEVLNIGAFSIADTRGRSPSHSPAISPRINPQQLPDMNHTTFGLAPPSANYGTYTGLSHGGDSFPSLQQVGDMSQMAPPAINIDFAPNNSKPGVFEQSKSHMDQDSLTPPERGRLKSRPRSVTDPFHPGGAAMGRQGSSNSLSPNPGSSLSPRSDSSRSLSPLDRQGTASPRGRRQSTSAVPNNVIALRLADPEYQASQDSGGAKRVQKHPATFQCTLCPKRFTRAYNLRSHLRTHTDERPFVCTVCGKAFARQHDRKRHESLHSGEKKFVCKGDLKAGGQWGCGRRFARADALGRHFRSEAGRICIKPLLDEEMNERQRQWQEQRMQQNMAHNMAPPPMGMDTYPMDASGQYALPAALLAQYPALAQMNWSQSDTGGGMDDDLSGRSSFDASDYDDGDDGGYVSGPGTGYGEGGMSQNFGDMGYASDFGGR, from the exons ATGGATCAACAGTCCCACCACGGCCGgtcgccgtctgcgtcggccggccgccagtcccatctgcagcagccgcggccggACCAGCAGCTTGATATAAACCAATCCTCGCATCActcgccctcccccggcgcTTTCGGAACCGACCCTTCATCCGTTGGCCTTGGACtccagcaacaacaccagAGCCTAGCCGACGCCGGCATCTCTGATACAAGCTTCGactccctcggcggcgcggccgacttTCTTGCGCCGAATCAACAGTCGCAGGCCTTCGCACAGTCCGATCCGGCCCTCTTCGACCCCGGCGCTCCCTTCGGCCAGCAGCAATCTGGCGCCGGTCCCGACCCGGCTGCCCTCTCCTTCGACTCGCAGTCGCAATCCCAGTCGACCGCAGCCTACCTGTCCCCCAAcatcaacgacggcgacttcTCCCTATTCCCTGCCTCGGGTGGCCAGGGCGACCACTTCAACGCTCCCCTCTTCGAGCAGCCGACCCTCAGCCCCAACGACCTCAATACTATGACCTCTCCCCAGCCCCCACActctccaacgccgcccaacCTGCTTCAACCAGACGGTCACCATCCCGGCTCTGCCCAGCACTCGCCGTCCTTCAGCCAAACCCAGTTCTCTTCCCCTCCAGGCGGTCACTCAAGGAACGTGTCCCTCGGTCCGGAATCCGCACTGCTCCCGGGTCAAGTAGCCGACTGGTCCCAGCCTCAGTTTCAGGGTCATCGCCGGACGCCTTCGGAGTACTCGGACGTTTCGTCGGTTTCCCCGTCCCCCAACCTTGTCAGCTCCGATTCCTTTGACGACCACGGCGGACACTCGCCTCTGCAAAGAGCATCTGACGGCAGCCTCTACCAGGAGGTCCTAAACATCGGCGCGTTTAGCATCGCCGACACTCGTGGCAGAAGTCCATCCCACAGCCCCGCCATTAGTCCGCGGATCaacccgcagcagctgccggaCATGAACCACACGACTTTTGGCCTCGCGCCCCCCAGCGCCAACTATGGAACATACACAGGTCTTTCACACGGTGGAGACTCTTTCCCTTCGCTTCAGCAAGTCGGTGATATGTCGCAGATGGCGCCTCCTGCCATCAACATCGACTTTGCGCCCAACAACTCCAAGCCAGGTGTCTTCGAACAGTCGAAGTCTCACATGGATCAGGACTCTTTGACGCCGCCGGAACGAG GCCGACTCAAgtctcgccctcgctcagTGACGGACCCGTTTCACCCAGGAggggcggccatgggccgGCAGGGCAGCTCTAACAGTCTCTCCCCCAATCCAGGATCGTCTCTGTCACCCCGTTCCGACTCGTCTCGCTCGCTGTCACCCTTGGACAGGCAGGGAACTGCCTCTCCCCGGGGGCGTAGACAGTCCACATCCGCCGTGCCAAACAATGTTATTGCGCTGCGCCTGGCGGACCCAGAATACCAAGCCAGCCAAGATTCCGGGGGCGCAAAGCGCGTGCAGAAACACCCTGCCACCTTTCAGTGCACGCTATGCCCCAAGCGGTTCACGCGGGCCTACAACCTGCGGTCCCATCTCAGGACGCACACTGATGAGCGGCCTTTTGTCTGCACGGTCTGTGGCAAGGCCTTTGCTCGGCAACATGACCGGAAACGACACGAGAGTCTACATTCTGGAGAGAAGAAGTTCGTCTGCAAGGGCGATTTgaaggccggcggccagtgGGGCTGTGGCCGGCGGTTTGCTCGCGCCGACGCCTTGGGTCGCCATTTCCGATCCGAGGCAGGGCGCATTTGCATCAAGCCACTTCTGGACGAAGAAATGAatgagcggcagcggcagtggcaggaGCAGAGAATGCAGCAAAACATGGCCCATAACATGGCACCGCCTCCTATGGGTATGGACACATATCCGATGGATGCTAGCGGCCAGTATGCGCTtcccgcggcgctgctggcgcagtACCCGGCGCTGGCTCAGATGAACTGGTCCCAGTCCGACACGGGGGGTGGGATGGATGACGATCTAAGCGGACGCTCCTCGTTTGATGCCAGTGAttacgacgacggcgatgacggaggCTATGTGAGCGGACCCGGGACCGGGTACGGAGAAGGGGGCATGAGCCAAAACTTTGGCGACATGGGATACGCCAGCGACTTTGGTGGGCGCTAG